In Megasphaera vaginalis (ex Bordigoni et al. 2020), a single genomic region encodes these proteins:
- the mgsA gene encoding methylglyoxal synthase: MKKYIALIAHDAKKDAIVALADTFQALLRRYPLVGTGETGRRIHAAMGLDVKQMQPGPMGGDQQIGGMIAAGEVLAVVFLRDPLTAQPHEPDVSAFLRLCDVHSIPVATNAVSARILLTALDGQMAVFSE, translated from the coding sequence ATGAAAAAGTATATTGCACTGATTGCGCATGATGCGAAAAAGGATGCGATCGTAGCTCTTGCCGATACATTTCAAGCGTTGTTGAGAAGGTATCCTTTAGTCGGTACCGGTGAAACGGGGCGGCGGATTCATGCCGCGATGGGACTTGACGTCAAGCAGATGCAGCCCGGTCCTATGGGCGGCGATCAGCAGATCGGCGGGATGATCGCCGCCGGGGAAGTATTGGCAGTCGTCTTTTTGCGCGATCCGCTGACGGCGCAGCCCCATGAGCCGGATGTATCGGCTTTTTTGCGGCTTTGTGACGTTCATTCGATTCCTGTTGCGACAAATGCGGTCAGCGCTAGGATTTTGCTGACCGCTCTTGATGGGCAGATGGCTGTGTTTTCTGAATAA
- a CDS encoding DMT family transporter, with amino-acid sequence MLKILSVIYMLWGFNWVVMKEANLFFSPTMFVALRFAGGAIALLATAAWLKLPLPPRPYWKWIAVTGILQIAVNNLAIQIGVVALGAGLAAVLNYSMPVWVAIMAHFILNERLTVRKLGGIAVSMAGLLILMKVDVIGSTNGILITLGGAVAWAAASILMKIQGRVITENQRNGRRAACHIIQYTAWQMVVGSLSLFAYMAISPPPPAVWTPLAAACLLYNCLFASALAFFLWNHLLTLIEASTASTAVLGVPVVGVLGGVICFGEPLTPQIAIGMVMILAGIVTIVRAPATK; translated from the coding sequence TTGCTGAAAATACTTTCTGTTATTTACATGTTATGGGGCTTCAATTGGGTCGTAATGAAGGAAGCCAACCTTTTCTTTTCGCCGACCATGTTCGTCGCACTCCGCTTTGCCGGCGGCGCGATAGCGCTTCTGGCGACAGCCGCCTGGCTGAAGTTGCCGCTGCCGCCGCGGCCGTATTGGAAATGGATCGCCGTTACCGGAATCCTGCAGATCGCCGTCAATAATCTTGCCATACAGATCGGCGTCGTCGCCCTCGGTGCAGGGCTCGCGGCGGTACTGAACTACAGCATGCCTGTGTGGGTTGCCATAATGGCCCATTTCATTTTGAACGAACGGCTGACGGTACGCAAGCTCGGTGGCATCGCCGTCAGCATGGCCGGACTCCTCATTCTCATGAAAGTAGACGTCATAGGCAGTACGAACGGCATTCTTATTACCTTAGGCGGCGCCGTCGCCTGGGCTGCCGCCAGTATCCTCATGAAGATCCAAGGCCGCGTCATAACGGAAAATCAACGAAACGGCCGCCGCGCTGCGTGTCACATCATCCAATACACGGCTTGGCAAATGGTGGTCGGCTCGCTCAGTCTTTTCGCCTACATGGCGATTTCGCCACCGCCGCCTGCTGTCTGGACGCCCCTCGCCGCTGCCTGCCTCCTATACAATTGTCTCTTTGCTTCGGCTTTGGCCTTTTTCCTCTGGAACCATCTGCTCACGCTGATCGAAGCCTCAACCGCTTCCACCGCCGTTCTCGGCGTCCCTGTCGTCGGCGTCCTCGGCGGTGTCATCTGTTTCGGCGAACCGCTGACCCCGCAAATCGCCATCGGCATGGTCATGATCCTAGCCGGTATCGTGACCATCGTACGTGCGCCGGCAACCAAATAA
- a CDS encoding alanine racemase, translated as MGQSFIRDHAPCYIYDQACITARCLQLKAALPGLSVLYSVKANPYPPVVKAVLSQVFGADAASVREVELALSQGAASDRIFYSSPGKSDEDICRVWGKCVFVADSLGEVERLAAAAAARREILSIGLRIQPQRSFDGGLAGPSPFGIDEKLLPQLAAIVKQWPQVRITGIHVHLRSQVLDAVRIGAYYRACYELAERVSVLFGVALQYINFGSGIGVVYGSGTEAPVDFSVLAAAVSDICARNAAALQAKLYIESGRFLTCTAGTYYTPIIDKKTCGGKTYLVVQNALNGFLRPVIARFVRQLAQDAEPAGMEPLFTTYDSSRVFLLSDVKEMERVTVVGNLCTALDILCEDVVLPKAAAGDILAFSHAGSYGRTLSPLFFSSAGDVGEYLV; from the coding sequence ATGGGGCAATCCTTTATTCGCGATCATGCGCCCTGTTATATTTACGATCAGGCTTGTATTACGGCTCGGTGTCTGCAGTTGAAGGCAGCGCTGCCGGGACTTTCCGTATTGTATTCGGTAAAAGCCAACCCGTATCCGCCAGTTGTCAAAGCGGTGCTGTCCCAGGTCTTCGGTGCCGACGCGGCTTCCGTCCGGGAAGTGGAATTGGCTTTGTCGCAAGGCGCTGCGTCCGATCGTATTTTTTATTCGTCACCTGGGAAAAGTGACGAAGATATATGCCGTGTTTGGGGGAAATGTGTCTTTGTTGCCGACAGTCTCGGCGAAGTGGAACGCTTGGCTGCGGCTGCGGCGGCAAGACGGGAAATTCTTTCTATCGGCCTGCGCATTCAGCCGCAGCGTTCTTTTGACGGAGGACTTGCCGGTCCGTCCCCATTCGGTATTGATGAGAAGCTGCTGCCGCAGTTGGCAGCTATTGTAAAACAATGGCCCCAGGTGCGCATTACGGGCATTCATGTCCATTTGCGTTCTCAGGTGCTTGATGCGGTTCGGATCGGCGCGTATTATCGGGCCTGTTACGAGTTGGCCGAACGGGTGTCGGTTCTTTTCGGCGTTGCGTTGCAATATATTAATTTTGGCAGCGGCATCGGTGTCGTATACGGAAGCGGAACGGAGGCGCCTGTTGATTTTTCCGTGTTGGCGGCTGCTGTTTCGGATATATGCGCTCGTAATGCCGCGGCTTTGCAGGCGAAGTTGTATATAGAAAGCGGCCGTTTCCTTACTTGCACGGCCGGCACGTACTATACGCCGATTATCGATAAAAAAACATGCGGCGGAAAAACGTACCTTGTCGTGCAAAATGCTTTAAACGGTTTTTTACGGCCCGTAATTGCCCGATTTGTTCGGCAGTTGGCGCAAGACGCCGAACCTGCCGGCATGGAGCCGTTGTTTACGACGTACGATTCATCCCGCGTTTTTCTGCTGAGCGACGTGAAAGAAATGGAAAGGGTCACCGTTGTCGGCAATCTCTGCACGGCTCTGGATATTCTCTGTGAAGATGTCGTTTTGCCGAAAGCGGCGGCAGGCGATATACTGGCTTTTTCTCACGCCGGCAGTTACGGTCGGACTCTTTCGCCGCTCTTTTTCTCCAGTGCGGGAGATGTGGGAGAATATTTGGTGTAA
- a CDS encoding 1-deoxy-D-xylulose-5-phosphate synthase, which produces MQYLSQIDSPKQLKRLSLPELEVLAGEIRQVLIDSALASGGHLGPNLGVVELTLALHYVFDSPRDKFIFDVSHQCYTHKILTGRKRKFLDPAADSLFTGYTNPRESEHDTFLMGHTSTSVSLAAGLAAGRDRCGDDYRVVAVIGDGALSGGEAFEGLNNAAELDGNLLIIVNDNDMSIAENHGGIYRNLRELRRTGGQSANNFFTACGLAYRFVEDGHDLGALIRVFTEEKDRQRPLVIHVCTQKGKGYEPAERDREAYHHLHKPGKSVAGERGDAITRQVLLKKMAADPSVITVCPAVPRNVGADTAFREQAGRQYIDVGIAEAHAVSFAAGMAKAGAKPVVLDYGTFLQRTYDQLMHDLAINGSSAVILSFTSGGGISAMDAAHASMYDLAMTASIPGLLCLAPATKGEFVEMLEWAVDQQEEPVVIRVPNRIYTYQAGRPFTAANRRQFQLVRTGKEVAFIGLGQFYDLACQACNLLARRYGIAGSLINPRVYSEVDETVLQELAASHRLVVTLEDGIVSGGFGQRVASFYGTTAVQVLSYGAEKEFTNCVPLSTLYSRYRLDPACIVADIARILQAQEPERTEE; this is translated from the coding sequence ATGCAATATTTGTCACAGATAGATAGTCCGAAACAATTGAAACGACTTTCCCTTCCTGAGCTGGAAGTGCTTGCCGGTGAAATTCGACAGGTCCTGATTGACAGCGCATTGGCTTCAGGCGGTCATTTGGGACCGAATTTAGGCGTTGTGGAGTTGACACTTGCGTTGCATTATGTTTTCGATTCGCCGCGGGACAAGTTTATTTTCGACGTGTCGCACCAATGTTATACCCATAAGATTTTGACGGGGAGAAAGCGGAAGTTTCTCGATCCTGCCGCAGATTCTCTGTTTACCGGATATACGAATCCCCGGGAAAGTGAGCATGATACCTTTTTGATGGGACATACGTCTACATCGGTCAGTTTGGCGGCGGGATTGGCGGCCGGCAGAGATCGCTGCGGCGACGACTACCGGGTTGTCGCCGTTATCGGTGACGGCGCCTTATCGGGCGGCGAAGCCTTCGAGGGATTGAATAATGCCGCTGAATTGGACGGTAATTTGCTTATCATCGTCAATGATAACGATATGTCCATTGCCGAGAATCATGGCGGCATATATAGAAATTTACGGGAATTGAGGCGAACGGGGGGACAGTCGGCCAATAATTTTTTCACCGCCTGCGGTCTGGCCTATCGCTTTGTAGAAGACGGGCATGACCTGGGCGCGTTGATTCGGGTTTTTACCGAAGAAAAGGATCGTCAGCGTCCTCTCGTCATTCACGTCTGTACACAAAAAGGGAAGGGCTATGAGCCGGCGGAAAGAGACCGCGAGGCTTATCATCATCTTCATAAGCCGGGGAAGAGCGTGGCCGGTGAACGCGGCGACGCCATTACGCGGCAGGTTCTGCTGAAAAAGATGGCGGCAGATCCGTCTGTCATCACGGTCTGTCCCGCCGTCCCCCGCAACGTGGGAGCGGATACGGCATTTCGGGAGCAGGCAGGCCGGCAGTATATTGATGTCGGCATTGCCGAAGCGCACGCAGTTTCTTTTGCGGCCGGGATGGCAAAAGCCGGCGCTAAGCCTGTCGTCCTCGATTATGGAACCTTTCTGCAACGTACGTATGACCAGCTTATGCATGATCTGGCAATTAACGGCAGCAGCGCCGTCATCCTCTCGTTTACGTCAGGCGGCGGCATATCCGCCATGGATGCCGCGCATGCCAGCATGTACGATTTGGCTATGACGGCCTCTATTCCGGGATTGCTCTGCCTGGCGCCGGCCACGAAGGGGGAATTTGTGGAGATGCTGGAGTGGGCTGTCGATCAGCAGGAAGAGCCGGTCGTAATCAGAGTACCGAATCGGATCTATACGTATCAGGCCGGCAGACCGTTTACAGCGGCGAACAGGCGGCAATTTCAACTGGTCAGAACCGGTAAAGAAGTCGCTTTCATCGGCTTGGGACAGTTTTATGATCTGGCTTGTCAGGCATGCAACCTGTTGGCGCGGCGATACGGCATTGCAGGAAGTCTGATCAATCCCCGCGTGTACAGCGAAGTGGACGAAACGGTTCTGCAGGAGCTGGCAGCGTCGCATCGCTTGGTGGTGACCTTGGAAGACGGCATTGTCAGCGGCGGTTTCGGGCAGCGTGTCGCCTCTTTTTACGGAACGACTGCCGTACAGGTGTTGTCTTACGGGGCGGAAAAGGAATTTACGAACTGCGTACCCTTGTCAACGCTGTACAGTCGCTATCGTTTGGATCCAGCGTGTATTGTCGCCGATATCGCCAGAATCTTGCAGGCGCAAGAACCGGAACGGACTGAGGAGTAA